Proteins from a single region of Pseudomonadota bacterium:
- a CDS encoding CocE/NonD family hydrolase — translation MGVVMEFPRKVKVREKGVWIPLRSGKKLAARIWLPADANAKPVPALLEYLPYRKRDMTRPGDEPKHAWFAGHGYASVRVDLQGAGDSYGVMRDEYATQELKDGKEVIAWLAKQSWCTGKVGMFGISWGGFNALQVAALKPPALKAIVTSCSTDDRYASDMHYSGGCLLNDNLDWGTTFFSILALPGDPEIMGPGWRKNWLERLDGIPCPIETWMKHQQRDAYWKHGSVNENYRDIQCAVFAVGGWLDGYTNATPRLLKNLKVPRLGLIGPHAHQWGQSLRAPGPAIGFLQEMLRWWDYWLKDIDTGIMNEPMMRAYMQDDIPAEPWYAHCPGRWVGEQAWPSKRIRMKPFRLNPDGIGTKKGKDVPRVAMTPQTLGMAGGEWCPYGTGGEGPEFPGDQRFDDGASICFDTEPLEETVEILGAPVVNLDLSVDKPAAFVCVRLNDVKPDGSVARATYAVLNLCHRNGHGRVARVQPGKRYQVKVTLNDTAYAFQPGHRIRVAVSTTYWPMIWPSPEPVELTVHTGTSTLHLPVRPIKGGPRLKPFEPPQEAAPMPQEMVEPPSSENTVTRDVLTGRVEVLSERGSGVYRISDHGMEFGRNTIERMAVTEGDPLSAETEMTVTSHMKRGDFEVDIHATTNLRATADTFLLSADLDVYEGKTRILAKSWSVPIKREGV, via the coding sequence ATGGGGGTCGTGATGGAGTTTCCGCGCAAGGTGAAGGTGCGCGAGAAGGGCGTGTGGATCCCGCTGCGCTCCGGCAAGAAACTCGCCGCGCGCATCTGGCTGCCGGCCGACGCCAATGCCAAGCCGGTGCCGGCGCTGCTGGAATACCTGCCCTACCGCAAACGCGACATGACGCGGCCGGGCGACGAACCCAAACACGCCTGGTTCGCCGGCCACGGTTACGCGAGTGTCCGCGTGGACCTGCAGGGTGCGGGCGACAGCTACGGTGTCATGCGCGACGAGTACGCGACCCAGGAACTCAAAGACGGCAAGGAGGTCATCGCCTGGCTTGCCAAGCAATCGTGGTGCACGGGCAAGGTCGGCATGTTCGGCATCTCCTGGGGCGGCTTCAACGCGCTCCAGGTCGCGGCCCTCAAGCCGCCGGCGCTGAAGGCTATCGTCACCTCGTGCTCGACCGACGACCGCTATGCCTCGGACATGCACTACTCCGGCGGCTGTCTGCTGAACGACAACCTGGATTGGGGCACGACCTTTTTCTCGATCCTGGCGCTGCCCGGCGATCCCGAAATCATGGGGCCTGGCTGGCGCAAGAACTGGCTGGAACGCCTCGACGGCATCCCCTGCCCGATCGAGACCTGGATGAAACACCAGCAGCGCGACGCCTATTGGAAACACGGCTCGGTCAACGAGAACTACCGCGACATCCAATGCGCCGTCTTCGCCGTCGGCGGCTGGCTCGATGGCTACACCAACGCCACTCCGCGCCTTTTGAAGAACCTCAAGGTGCCGCGCCTCGGCCTGATCGGCCCGCATGCGCACCAATGGGGCCAGTCACTGCGCGCGCCGGGCCCGGCCATCGGCTTCCTGCAGGAGATGCTGCGCTGGTGGGACTACTGGCTCAAAGACATCGACACCGGGATCATGAACGAGCCGATGATGCGTGCCTATATGCAGGACGATATCCCGGCCGAGCCCTGGTACGCCCACTGCCCTGGCCGCTGGGTGGGCGAGCAGGCCTGGCCCAGCAAACGCATCCGCATGAAACCGTTCCGCCTCAACCCCGACGGCATCGGCACGAAGAAGGGCAAGGACGTGCCGCGGGTCGCCATGACACCGCAGACGCTCGGCATGGCGGGCGGCGAATGGTGTCCCTACGGCACCGGCGGCGAGGGCCCGGAGTTTCCCGGCGACCAGCGCTTCGACGACGGTGCCTCGATCTGCTTCGACACCGAGCCTTTGGAGGAGACGGTCGAGATCCTGGGCGCGCCGGTCGTCAACCTCGACCTCAGCGTCGACAAGCCGGCGGCCTTCGTTTGCGTACGCCTCAACGACGTCAAACCGGACGGCTCGGTGGCGCGCGCAACCTACGCGGTCTTGAACCTCTGTCACCGCAACGGCCACGGACGCGTCGCGCGGGTCCAGCCCGGCAAGCGCTATCAGGTGAAGGTGACGCTGAACGACACGGCGTACGCCTTCCAGCCCGGCCACCGTATCCGCGTCGCCGTCTCGACGACCTACTGGCCGATGATTTGGCCCTCGCCCGAGCCGGTCGAGCTGACGGTCCACACCGGCACCAGCACACTCCATCTGCCCGTCCGCCCGATCAAGGGCGGCCCGCGTCTCAAACCCTTCGAGCCGCCGCAGGAAGCCGCCCCCATGCCCCAGGAAATGGTTGAGCCGCCGTCATCGGAAAACACCGTCACCCGCGATGTCCTGACCGGCCGCGTCGAGGTCCTGTCGGAACGCGGCAGCGGCGTCTACCGGATCAGCGACCACGGCATGGAATTCGGCCGCAACACGATCGAACGCATGGCGGTCACCGAAGGCGATCCCTTGAGCGCCGAAACCGAGATGACCGTCACCAGCCACATGAAGCGCGGCGATTTCGAGGTCGACATCCACGCCACCACCAACCTGCGCGCCACCGCCGACACGTTCTTGTTGTCCGCCGATCTGGATGTCTATGAGGGCAAGACACGCATCCTGGCGAAGAGCTGGTCAGTGCCGATCAAGCGGGAAGGAGTCTGA
- a CDS encoding CaiB/BaiF CoA-transferase family protein: MSAALDGILVLDLSRILAGPWCTQVLADLGADVIKVERPGRGDDTRHWGPPFLKDADGNDTTEAAYYLSANRGKRSITIDMASEEGAGIVRELAKKADILVENYKLGGLKKYGLDYDSLKDDCPGLIYCSVTGFGQTGPYAPRAGYDFLAQGMSGFMSITGERDDLPGGGPQKGGVAISDLTTGLYSTIAVLAALNHRHNTGEGQHIDMALLDSSIALMANQNMNYLTSGVPPKRYGNAHPNLLPYQVFETADDPIIIAIGNDDQFIRFCDLAGANELAADERYATNPARIRNRDTLMPQVVELVKQEPRAWWVENLEKRSIPYGVVNNFEQVFADPHVQARGMKIDMPHPTAGTIPMVRSPVNLEGSPPVYNRPPPLLGEHTEEVLAEYLDLSEAAIARLKDDKVV, encoded by the coding sequence ATGTCCGCCGCCCTTGACGGAATCCTTGTGCTCGACCTTTCGCGCATTCTGGCCGGGCCTTGGTGCACCCAGGTCCTGGCCGATCTTGGTGCCGACGTGATCAAGGTCGAGCGGCCGGGCCGCGGCGATGATACCCGCCACTGGGGTCCGCCCTTCCTGAAAGACGCCGACGGCAACGACACCACGGAAGCCGCCTATTACCTCTCCGCCAACCGGGGCAAACGCTCGATCACCATCGACATGGCGAGCGAGGAAGGCGCGGGGATCGTCCGTGAACTCGCCAAAAAGGCCGACATTCTGGTCGAGAATTACAAGCTCGGCGGTCTCAAGAAGTACGGCCTGGATTACGACAGCCTGAAGGACGATTGTCCGGGCCTGATCTATTGCTCGGTCACCGGCTTCGGCCAGACCGGTCCCTACGCGCCGCGCGCTGGCTACGACTTTCTGGCCCAGGGCATGTCGGGCTTCATGTCGATCACCGGCGAGCGCGACGACCTGCCCGGCGGCGGACCGCAAAAGGGCGGCGTGGCCATCTCGGATCTGACGACCGGCCTCTATTCGACCATCGCTGTCTTGGCGGCGCTCAACCATCGCCACAACACCGGCGAGGGCCAGCATATCGACATGGCGCTGCTGGATAGCTCGATCGCGTTGATGGCGAACCAGAACATGAACTATCTGACGTCCGGCGTGCCGCCGAAGCGCTACGGCAACGCGCATCCGAACCTCTTGCCCTATCAGGTGTTCGAGACCGCCGACGATCCGATCATCATCGCGATCGGCAACGACGACCAGTTCATTCGCTTTTGCGACTTGGCCGGCGCCAACGAACTGGCGGCCGACGAACGCTATGCCACCAACCCCGCGCGCATCAGGAACCGCGACACGCTGATGCCCCAGGTGGTCGAGCTGGTGAAACAGGAGCCGCGCGCTTGGTGGGTCGAGAACCTAGAGAAACGCAGCATCCCCTATGGCGTGGTCAACAACTTCGAGCAGGTTTTCGCCGACCCCCATGTCCAGGCGCGCGGCATGAAGATTGACATGCCGCATCCGACCGCCGGCACCATCCCGATGGTCAGAAGCCCGGTCAACCTGGAGGGTTCGCCGCCGGTTTATAACCGCCCGCCGCCGCTTCTGGGCGAACACACCGAGGAGGTGCTGGCGGAGTATCTCGACCTGTCCGAGGCGGCGATCGCCCGGCTAAAGGACGATAAAGTGGTATAA
- a CDS encoding mechanosensitive ion channel domain-containing protein produces MDFSQEDISKLTADLSAIAVDYGLSLLGALALIIVGFIVAGWARRATARALSRVDNIDPTLQRFLSSAVRYIVLVLVGVAVLNQFGIQTASLLAVLGAAGLAIGLALQGTLSDMAAGIMLLFFRPINVGDYVEAGGESGTVESIGLFLTELTTPDNVQVILANSDVWGTTVKNYSHHPIRRVDWTIGIGYGENMDDAMAAVEEVIAAEPRVLKDPEPQVIITNLGDSAVDLTIRLWTEQDNVWPIRWDLTKAFKEKLDARGIEIPFPQRTVHMVQEAAE; encoded by the coding sequence ATGGATTTTTCACAGGAAGATATCAGCAAGCTGACAGCGGATTTGTCGGCCATCGCGGTTGATTACGGCCTCAGTCTTTTGGGCGCGCTCGCCCTCATCATCGTCGGCTTTATTGTTGCCGGCTGGGCGCGCCGCGCGACGGCCCGCGCGCTCTCCAGGGTCGACAACATCGACCCGACACTGCAGAGATTTCTCTCCAGCGCCGTGCGCTACATCGTCCTGGTGCTGGTTGGTGTCGCCGTGCTCAACCAGTTCGGCATCCAGACGGCGAGCCTGCTCGCTGTGCTGGGCGCGGCGGGCCTGGCCATCGGCCTGGCGTTGCAGGGCACGCTGTCGGACATGGCGGCGGGCATCATGCTGCTCTTCTTCCGGCCGATTAACGTCGGCGATTACGTGGAGGCGGGCGGCGAGTCCGGCACCGTCGAGAGCATCGGTCTATTCCTCACCGAGCTCACCACGCCCGACAACGTCCAGGTCATCCTCGCCAACAGCGATGTCTGGGGCACGACGGTGAAGAACTACAGCCACCACCCGATCCGCCGCGTCGACTGGACGATCGGCATCGGCTATGGCGAGAACATGGACGACGCCATGGCGGCGGTCGAAGAAGTCATCGCCGCGGAGCCGCGCGTGCTCAAGGACCCGGAACCCCAGGTCATCATCACCAATCTGGGCGACAGCGCCGTCGACCTTACGATCCGCTTGTGGACCGAGCAGGACAACGTCTGGCCGATCCGCTGGGACCTGACCAAGGCTTTCAAGGAAAAGCTCGACGCCAGGGGCATCGAGATCCCGTTCCCGCAACGCACCGTGCACATGGTGCAGGAGGCGGCGGAGTAG
- a CDS encoding TetR/AcrR family transcriptional regulator codes for MPRPSLKSQRTEEILDAFQRCIVRDGIQGASLERIAEEAGMGRTILRHYVGNRDDLIVALAERYVSHVMQTLDAFETALPKNDRVRAMVRMMFSDVTGFDHDENLVADALIIEANRLPEVNDLMTKWFDRFVHMIEAELKREHPNAKPAARRASAVGIVSTFLLAGSLRPIFDSPDYRRAAKRAADQLVDALAD; via the coding sequence ATGCCCAGGCCGAGCCTTAAATCCCAGCGTACGGAAGAGATTCTGGACGCTTTCCAACGTTGCATCGTCAGAGACGGAATCCAGGGCGCGTCGCTTGAGCGAATCGCCGAGGAAGCAGGCATGGGCCGGACGATCCTGCGCCACTATGTCGGCAACCGGGACGATCTGATCGTCGCGTTGGCGGAACGCTATGTCTCCCACGTTATGCAGACACTCGACGCGTTCGAGACCGCCCTGCCCAAGAACGACCGTGTTCGTGCCATGGTGCGCATGATGTTCAGCGACGTTACCGGTTTCGATCATGACGAAAACCTGGTCGCCGATGCGTTGATCATCGAGGCCAACAGGCTGCCCGAGGTCAACGACCTGATGACCAAATGGTTTGATCGTTTCGTTCATATGATCGAGGCCGAGTTGAAACGCGAACACCCGAACGCCAAGCCGGCCGCGCGGCGAGCATCGGCTGTCGGCATCGTGTCGACCTTCCTGCTGGCGGGATCGCTGCGGCCGATCTTCGATTCACCCGACTACCGCCGCGCGGCCAAGAGAGCCGCCGACCAATTGGTCGATGCTCTGGCGGACTAG
- a CDS encoding SDR family oxidoreductase, which translates to MTNRLKDRVALIAGGGQIPGATIGNGRATAITYAREGAKLAIADKDLALAEETVRMLIDEGAEAIAIEGNVTDESDCGRFAEETLKRFGHIDVLQNNVGVSTGDSGPTEITVEAWRFLLDVNLTGMLLTAKSVLPAMQEQRSGVIINISSMLSVTSDSDVKGSAIDESHGQVAYRVSKTGVNSLTESLAMSQAPYGIRVNAILPGLMQTPTAIEMLMAETGASREELNRVRDAQVPLGGKQGTAWDVANAALFLASDEARFITGALLPVDGGQSLRRG; encoded by the coding sequence ATGACCAATCGACTTAAGGACCGCGTCGCGCTTATCGCTGGCGGCGGTCAGATCCCCGGCGCGACCATCGGTAACGGCCGGGCGACTGCCATCACTTATGCGCGCGAAGGCGCGAAGCTCGCCATCGCCGACAAGGACCTGGCGTTGGCTGAGGAAACGGTGCGCATGCTGATCGACGAAGGTGCGGAGGCCATCGCCATCGAAGGCAATGTGACTGACGAGTCGGATTGCGGGCGCTTCGCCGAGGAAACTCTCAAGCGCTTCGGCCACATCGATGTTCTGCAGAACAATGTCGGTGTTTCGACGGGCGACAGCGGACCGACAGAGATCACAGTCGAAGCGTGGCGTTTTCTCCTGGATGTCAATCTGACCGGCATGCTGTTGACCGCGAAGAGCGTGCTGCCGGCAATGCAGGAGCAGCGCTCGGGCGTCATCATCAACATATCGTCGATGCTGTCGGTCACCTCGGACAGCGACGTCAAAGGCAGCGCGATCGACGAGAGCCACGGTCAGGTCGCCTACCGGGTTTCCAAGACCGGCGTCAATTCGCTGACCGAATCACTCGCCATGAGCCAGGCGCCTTATGGCATTCGGGTCAACGCGATCCTGCCAGGCCTGATGCAGACACCCACAGCGATCGAAATGCTGATGGCAGAGACCGGTGCCTCCAGAGAGGAGCTGAACCGGGTGCGCGACGCGCAGGTGCCGCTAGGTGGCAAACAAGGCACAGCCTGGGACGTCGCCAATGCCGCGCTGTTCTTGGCCTCTGACGAGGCACGTTTTATCACCGGCGCGCTGTTGCCGGTCGACGGCGGCCAGAGCCTGAGACGCGGCTGA
- a CDS encoding NAD(P)/FAD-dependent oxidoreductase — MNKVHEVYDAAIVGAGPAGLSAALTLVRSLRSVAVFDAPTPPRNAASPGIGGLLGREMVAPSDLKTTAMAELDGYGGARFVTQSVASVERDTGGGFVIVAEDGTTTRAARILLACGMVDRFPSIDGLQDYWGTSVIYCPFCHGFELRGGRWGVFVNRATMTDVAEIYLTWTNDLMLFLEPDIPLDADRQAALANKGIAVEHRRVTRLRGDGSGLEAIELEDGTLIDRTALVLWPMQAQTALVTALGPELDGDGYVVVDDGYRTSIDRLYAIGDLLYAGHQNVNTAIHMGALAAATMVLDRAIG; from the coding sequence ATGAACAAAGTGCATGAAGTCTACGACGCGGCCATCGTCGGCGCGGGACCGGCGGGGCTGTCCGCCGCGCTGACGCTCGTCCGCTCGTTGCGCTCCGTTGCCGTGTTCGATGCGCCGACGCCACCGCGCAACGCGGCATCACCGGGCATTGGCGGTTTGCTCGGACGCGAGATGGTGGCGCCATCGGATCTCAAAACCACAGCGATGGCGGAGCTCGACGGTTATGGCGGCGCCCGCTTCGTCACCCAATCCGTCGCTTCAGTCGAGCGTGACACCGGTGGCGGTTTTGTCATCGTCGCGGAAGATGGCACGACGACGCGGGCCGCGCGTATCCTGTTAGCATGCGGCATGGTGGACCGGTTCCCCTCTATCGATGGCCTGCAGGACTACTGGGGCACCAGCGTCATCTATTGCCCGTTCTGTCACGGCTTTGAACTGCGTGGCGGGCGGTGGGGCGTCTTCGTCAACCGCGCGACGATGACCGACGTCGCCGAGATCTATCTGACATGGACCAACGACCTCATGCTCTTTCTAGAGCCGGACATCCCGCTCGATGCCGACCGGCAAGCGGCGTTGGCAAACAAGGGCATCGCCGTCGAGCACCGCCGTGTCACAAGGTTGCGCGGGGACGGATCGGGTCTTGAAGCCATCGAACTCGAGGACGGCACCCTGATAGACCGTACCGCCCTCGTCCTGTGGCCGATGCAAGCACAAACAGCTCTCGTCACCGCGCTCGGCCCCGAACTGGATGGGGACGGTTATGTCGTCGTCGACGATGGTTACCGGACCAGCATTGACAGGCTTTATGCCATCGGCGACCTGCTCTATGCCGGCCACCAGAACGTCAACACCGCTATCCACATGGGCGCGCTTGCCGCCGCGACGATGGTCCTGGATCGGGCGATCGGCTGA
- a CDS encoding saccharopine dehydrogenase NADP-binding domain-containing protein yields MKVLILGGAGDVGRHAVDAAAKSDLIERVVIGERDVNGAEAVAAEHDGRVAVCRLDVAEDRSLDDALALCDVVLSCFGPYYRHGARVLSAAIRAGRHYLDVCDDWEPTLDMLALDGAARQAGVTAIIGIGASPGVTNLLAAAAHRTLDRVDALHTLWGIGDLRSPQMAEVDKSTRSALEHWLQQARGTIRVRREGAMVDVPSLAEQDVVFPGIGRVHCHALGHPEPVTLPLTYPEIRDSLNLMNFPAPIIAALRKTVARLDRGAIDMVTAVSELEVRLGEGPGIAALWGGARVWAAIIADQMRGVVYTPDLCALAIGQKDGRRASAGAWLDGYLPGGTGGATGVPLIAALEMLAMGEITRRGAFAPEAGIDPDRFVNRLERYATRFDTDGAEPFLRINVGLADGG; encoded by the coding sequence GTGAAGGTGTTGATCCTGGGCGGCGCGGGCGATGTCGGCCGTCACGCGGTTGACGCCGCGGCGAAGAGCGACCTGATCGAGCGTGTCGTCATCGGCGAGCGCGACGTGAACGGCGCCGAGGCAGTCGCCGCCGAACATGATGGGCGTGTCGCCGTATGCCGCCTGGATGTCGCCGAAGACCGCTCGCTCGACGACGCCTTGGCTTTATGCGACGTGGTCCTCTCCTGCTTCGGTCCCTATTACCGGCACGGCGCCCGCGTGTTGTCGGCGGCAATCCGGGCCGGCCGCCATTACCTTGATGTCTGTGACGATTGGGAGCCGACGCTTGACATGCTCGCGCTCGATGGCGCCGCCCGCCAAGCCGGCGTTACGGCCATCATCGGCATAGGCGCCAGCCCGGGCGTCACCAATCTTCTGGCCGCTGCCGCGCATCGAACCCTTGATCGCGTCGATGCGCTGCACACGCTATGGGGCATCGGCGACCTCCGTTCGCCTCAGATGGCGGAGGTGGACAAGTCGACGCGTTCGGCTCTGGAACACTGGCTGCAACAGGCGCGAGGCACCATCCGGGTCCGCCGGGAGGGCGCGATGGTCGACGTCCCATCGCTTGCCGAACAGGATGTCGTGTTCCCCGGCATTGGACGGGTCCACTGTCATGCGCTCGGTCATCCCGAGCCGGTGACGCTGCCGCTGACCTATCCGGAGATCCGCGACAGCCTCAACCTCATGAACTTCCCGGCGCCGATCATCGCCGCTTTGCGCAAGACGGTCGCGCGTCTGGACCGTGGCGCCATCGACATGGTGACGGCCGTGAGCGAGCTTGAAGTCAGGCTGGGGGAGGGTCCGGGCATCGCGGCATTGTGGGGCGGTGCGCGCGTGTGGGCGGCGATCATCGCGGACCAGATGCGCGGCGTCGTCTATACGCCTGATCTCTGTGCCCTGGCGATCGGTCAGAAAGACGGCCGTCGGGCGTCAGCGGGCGCCTGGCTCGACGGCTACCTACCAGGCGGCACCGGCGGTGCGACCGGCGTTCCATTGATCGCCGCGCTCGAGATGCTGGCCATGGGCGAGATCACACGCCGTGGCGCTTTTGCTCCGGAGGCCGGCATCGATCCGGACCGTTTCGTCAACCGTCTCGAGCGTTATGCGACTCGCTTCGACACCGATGGGGCGGAACCGTTTCTGCGCATTAACGTGGGCCTGGCCGACGGCGGATAG
- a CDS encoding HNH endonuclease — protein sequence MAPPEACPALVLNADFRPLSYFPLSLWSWQDAVKAVFMDRVMTLNEYDRVVRSPSFEMRLPSVIALKEFIPLNKRPAFTRFNVFLRDMFACQYCGDRFETRELTFDHVIPRSKGGRTSWENVVTACSGCNMRKGNRMPREAGMLPRLKPLAPSTYQLRENGRGFPPNFLHEDWRDYLYWDSELETD from the coding sequence ATGGCACCGCCCGAAGCATGCCCGGCCTTGGTGCTGAACGCCGACTTTCGGCCGCTCAGCTATTTTCCGCTGTCGCTGTGGTCATGGCAGGACGCGGTGAAGGCGGTGTTCATGGATCGGGTGATGACGCTGAACGAATACGACCGCGTCGTGCGCTCGCCGTCGTTCGAGATGCGGTTGCCCAGCGTCATCGCGCTGAAAGAGTTCATTCCGCTCAACAAGCGCCCGGCCTTCACCCGCTTCAACGTCTTCCTGCGCGACATGTTCGCCTGCCAGTACTGCGGCGACCGCTTCGAGACGCGCGAGCTGACCTTCGACCACGTCATCCCGCGGTCGAAGGGCGGGCGCACGAGCTGGGAAAACGTCGTCACCGCCTGCAGCGGCTGCAACATGCGTAAAGGCAACCGCATGCCCCGCGAGGCCGGCATGTTGCCGCGTCTTAAGCCGCTTGCCCCCAGCACGTACCAGTTGCGTGAAAACGGGCGGGGTTTCCCGCCCAATTTTTTGCACGAGGATTGGCGCGACTATCTCTACTGGGATAGCGAGCTGGAGACGGACTGA
- a CDS encoding alpha/beta hydrolase, whose translation MTINDEGPRTDAGRVAYADANGLRLAYETFGDHDAPAVLLIHGWATQMLAWPEPLCRAIAANGYHVIRFDNRDIGLSTCLDHLGSPSITWHAVTSWLGLGARAPYGLDDMARDALELLAALDLDEAHVVGASMGGMIVQHMAALDPRRVLSLTAIMSSSGAPGLPDADDDVTALMQQMPDDASPDGLLRHGMAIWRRIAGPVYPPDEAALVALMRTSAARCPPGGANEIRQLAAIMADGSRVDLLRGLMVPTLVIHGDADPLVPLPCGEDIARHVPGARLEVIPGMGHDLPVALTDAFCAMLTAHFRQADGDGPP comes from the coding sequence ATGACAATTAACGATGAGGGCCCGCGAACCGATGCCGGCCGCGTCGCGTATGCCGATGCCAATGGCCTGCGCCTTGCCTATGAGACGTTCGGCGATCACGATGCGCCTGCCGTGTTGCTGATTCACGGCTGGGCGACACAGATGCTCGCCTGGCCGGAGCCGCTGTGCCGGGCGATCGCGGCGAACGGCTATCATGTCATCCGGTTCGACAATCGCGACATCGGCCTTTCCACCTGTCTTGATCATTTGGGATCGCCCAGCATCACGTGGCATGCGGTGACGTCGTGGTTGGGGTTGGGAGCGCGCGCGCCCTATGGCCTTGATGACATGGCGCGCGATGCACTTGAGCTGCTCGCCGCGCTCGATCTTGACGAGGCGCATGTGGTCGGTGCTTCCATGGGCGGCATGATCGTGCAGCACATGGCGGCACTCGATCCGCGGCGGGTCTTATCGCTGACCGCCATCATGTCCAGTTCCGGCGCGCCCGGCCTGCCGGACGCCGACGACGATGTGACGGCGCTGATGCAACAGATGCCCGACGATGCTTCGCCGGACGGGCTTCTGCGCCACGGCATGGCGATCTGGCGCCGCATCGCCGGTCCGGTCTATCCGCCGGACGAGGCAGCGTTGGTGGCGCTGATGCGCACGTCGGCGGCGCGATGCCCGCCCGGCGGCGCGAACGAAATCCGCCAGCTTGCCGCCATCATGGCCGACGGCAGCCGCGTCGACTTGCTGCGCGGTTTGATGGTGCCGACTCTTGTCATCCACGGTGACGCCGATCCCCTGGTGCCGCTTCCCTGCGGCGAGGACATCGCACGCCATGTGCCGGGTGCACGGCTAGAGGTCATCCCGGGCATGGGGCATGACTTGCCTGTGGCGTTGACTGACGCGTTCTGCGCCATGCTGACCGCGCACTTTCGACAAGCCGACGGTGACGGCCCGCCGTGA
- a CDS encoding alpha/beta fold hydrolase: protein MTLSGPVVPPRQGEPQQLVVLLHGWGADGNDLIGLAPALQPTLPQARFVSPNAPDPCDQNPMGRQWYSFADERPEKLKAGYERAAGMINDFVDAELARLTLDDSRLALIGFSQGAMMALYVALRRARPCAGVVGYSGMMIDAEGLDSELKARPPVLLAHGDADPVVPVQSLQEAVGVLATHDISAQWHVSQGVGHGIDPGALEAGAAFLKTAFNEAARGTPAA from the coding sequence ATGACGTTATCAGGACCGGTGGTGCCGCCGCGCCAGGGCGAACCGCAACAACTTGTCGTGTTGCTGCACGGCTGGGGCGCGGACGGCAACGATCTGATCGGCTTGGCGCCAGCCTTGCAGCCGACGCTGCCGCAGGCACGCTTTGTCAGCCCCAACGCGCCGGACCCTTGCGACCAGAACCCGATGGGCCGGCAGTGGTACAGCTTCGCCGACGAACGGCCGGAGAAGCTGAAGGCTGGTTATGAGCGGGCGGCCGGCATGATCAACGACTTCGTCGATGCGGAGCTGGCGCGGCTCACTCTCGACGATAGCCGCTTGGCGCTGATCGGGTTCAGCCAGGGCGCGATGATGGCGCTCTATGTCGCGCTCCGCCGCGCGCGCCCGTGCGCCGGCGTGGTCGGCTATTCCGGCATGATGATCGATGCGGAAGGCCTCGACAGCGAGCTTAAGGCGCGCCCCCCGGTCTTGCTCGCCCACGGTGACGCCGACCCTGTGGTGCCCGTCCAGTCGCTTCAGGAGGCAGTCGGCGTGCTGGCGACGCACGACATCTCCGCCCAGTGGCATGTCAGCCAGGGTGTCGGCCACGGCATCGATCCGGGCGCTCTGGAAGCTGGTGCCGCGTTCTTGAAGACCGCCTTCAACGAAGCCGCGCGCGGTACGCCGGCGGCTTAA
- a CDS encoding nuclear transport factor 2 family protein translates to MSGTASNHDEHDAIARTVQHYIDGARSGKSADMKPAFHADAWIFGYGATGLLASPIQELFNRVDAGQPAPDMTADIARIDVGDTVATVRLELDKWTGRRFTDFFTLLKVDGEWKIMNKVFHLHG, encoded by the coding sequence ATGAGCGGCACGGCATCCAATCACGACGAGCACGACGCCATCGCGCGCACCGTCCAGCACTACATCGACGGCGCGCGTTCGGGGAAGAGCGCGGACATGAAACCGGCCTTTCACGCGGACGCGTGGATCTTCGGCTACGGCGCCACAGGACTGCTTGCTAGCCCGATCCAGGAGCTGTTTAACCGGGTCGACGCGGGCCAGCCGGCGCCGGACATGACGGCGGACATCGCCCGTATCGACGTCGGCGACACGGTCGCCACCGTACGGCTTGAGCTCGACAAATGGACGGGACGCCGGTTCACCGATTTCTTCACCCTGCTGAAGGTCGACGGCGAATGGAAGATCATGAACAAGGTCTTCCACCTGCATGGCTAG
- a CDS encoding cupin domain-containing protein, whose translation MVKPVDIAAELAKLPTLHLRAPDTSEEEAAASFASIVPFCDDGVFVGSFDGKSPWERHRNGDEIVQVIAGSTTLTVLTDTDTHVLTMKAGMMTVVPQGCWHRFEAPDGVSVLTVTPTPTDISSADDPRAEQD comes from the coding sequence ATGGTGAAGCCCGTCGACATCGCCGCCGAACTAGCCAAGCTCCCGACGCTTCATCTGCGTGCGCCCGACACATCCGAGGAGGAGGCTGCCGCATCGTTCGCCTCTATCGTGCCGTTTTGTGACGACGGTGTTTTCGTCGGCAGTTTTGACGGCAAAAGTCCGTGGGAGCGTCACCGGAACGGCGACGAAATCGTTCAGGTCATCGCCGGTTCGACAACGCTCACCGTCCTGACTGACACGGATACCCACGTGCTAACCATGAAGGCTGGCATGATGACCGTCGTGCCGCAGGGATGCTGGCACCGGTTCGAGGCGCCGGACGGCGTTTCCGTCCTCACCGTGACGCCAACGCCGACGGACATATCTTCGGCCGACGACCCGCGTGCGGAGCAGGACTAG